Proteins co-encoded in one Leucobacter exalbidus genomic window:
- a CDS encoding RidA family protein, producing MLVQYLDPDGMIENTPYHHVAVGTGTRFVHVAGQVAHMPAGEPVPTDLASQVSQALRNVHRGLVAAGAQFSDVVRLTVYVTEWETSQMGEFMAGVEAVAPEIGLQLPMPPASLIAVVQLFEPGVLVEIEATALL from the coding sequence ATGCTAGTGCAGTACCTCGACCCAGACGGAATGATCGAAAATACGCCGTACCATCACGTCGCCGTCGGCACGGGAACTCGTTTTGTTCATGTGGCAGGTCAGGTCGCCCACATGCCTGCGGGGGAGCCGGTTCCAACTGACCTGGCTTCCCAGGTGAGTCAGGCACTGCGAAACGTTCACCGTGGATTGGTTGCAGCGGGGGCGCAATTTAGCGATGTGGTGCGCCTCACCGTGTACGTCACCGAGTGGGAGACTTCCCAAATGGGGGAGTTTATGGCCGGCGTTGAAGCAGTGGCCCCGGAGATTGGGCTGCAGTTGCCGATGCCGCCGGCATCACTGATTGCGGTTGTGCAGCTTTTTGAGCCCGGCGTGCTCGTCGAGATTGAAGCCACCGCACTGCTGTAG
- a CDS encoding ATP-binding protein produces the protein MFTDDDYEMFRDLRVAHIATRFEELITDEANDHFTPEQLFLTAATDALELRHANRVSGAIKKAAFPLPGASIAELDYQEGRGITKVRMQRYAGQDWKAETLNLLITSPSGGGKTYLVCALGVAACQNGHSVAYVRMDDLARKLVIARHDSIKHQAMLNEYSRVDLLIIDDFLTVGIDPDAAADLFTILANREHRAPTMIASQSGPDYWVDVLPDKVAADSIVNRLVNHSKKINLGEIDMRRHRDELARQAPGYWE, from the coding sequence ATGTTCACCGATGACGACTACGAAATGTTCCGTGATTTACGTGTCGCTCATATCGCGACCCGCTTCGAGGAACTCATCACGGATGAAGCGAACGACCATTTCACGCCGGAGCAACTGTTCTTGACTGCTGCGACTGACGCACTCGAACTGCGCCACGCGAACCGGGTCAGCGGGGCGATCAAGAAAGCCGCGTTCCCGCTCCCCGGAGCCTCGATCGCTGAACTCGACTACCAAGAGGGCCGCGGCATCACCAAAGTACGGATGCAACGCTACGCCGGCCAGGACTGGAAGGCCGAGACGTTGAATTTGCTCATCACTTCACCCTCGGGCGGCGGGAAAACGTATCTCGTCTGCGCGCTCGGAGTAGCGGCCTGCCAGAACGGTCACTCCGTCGCCTACGTGCGTATGGACGACCTTGCCCGCAAACTCGTGATCGCCCGGCATGACAGCATTAAACATCAGGCCATGCTGAACGAGTATTCCAGGGTGGATCTCCTCATCATCGATGACTTCCTCACTGTGGGTATCGACCCTGATGCTGCAGCCGACTTATTTACGATCCTCGCGAATCGTGAACATCGTGCCCCGACGATGATTGCGTCGCAGTCGGGCCCGGACTATTGGGTGGACGTGCTGCCCGACAAAGTAGCTGCAGACTCGATCGTGAACCGTCTGGTGAACCACTCGAAGAAGATCAACCTCGGCGAGATCGATATGCGCCGACACCGCGATGAGCTTGCCCGGCAGGCCCCGGGCTACTGGGAGTAA